The Procambarus clarkii isolate CNS0578487 chromosome 24, FALCON_Pclarkii_2.0, whole genome shotgun sequence genomic interval GTTCATCTTTTTAGTTAAGTCAACCTTTGCAGCAATAGTTTTCAACACGCGATCATCGTTCTTTTTAAGCATTGTTAAATTCCCTACTTACATTAATATGAACGGCACTAATGTGGAGATGCGCACTTAGAGTAAGGAGTCCACATGAGCGTGCACAGTCACTGCCTGGCGAGTCCTCCTAGCATGACGTCTTGCTGCTCACATCAAGTTGAGCCAGCATATATACACATTTAGCTTCGTCAGTAAATGCATGCAGTAGTTTGCGTTATTGACAAACTATCTTTAGTTCCTTGTGTCTATTTCTGTATGAACACGTtgcactgaacggggtgagaatagcttgagctacctcatcccttagtgtgtattttacctcaataaacttatttcagtttcagTTCTTGATCCCATTTCTTGACAACAGTCCACATATGtaaaactctcattacattaaccCTGGCCACCTGCTTGTTGTTGAGGGTTGCAGGGGGTAGCGGGGTTCTACTAGGCTTCAGTAACCTCTACCACATTGTCACAGTGCTGACCTGTGTCGCGGTCTGGTTGAAGTTTACAAACAGCTAAAATTGTTTCTCTCGTCAATGGATGTAAATCTATAACTTATACTTGCTTAGTACACATGAAAGTTACAGAAGGTTGTTAATTTGGCTATTGAGTGACATTTAGTAAGGCAACCTATTAGtgtggtttaattataaattagaTAAGCTTTAGTTCATTAGATCATTTGTGGCATAGTATTCTGTTACCTCACGTATCTGGGTTCGCATTCCAGGTTCAATTAAATTTAAAAGTCTCGTTAATTAAACTTTATATCTAACACAAAAATCTGCATATTATGAAAGTTTCAAAAGTGGGATGATCAATATTGTTTCAACTCATGTATAAccattttatatatactgtacatggagCGGTCAGTATATAACAACggcctcgcttcctgcaggtcaggGTTCAATTCCCGATGGTCCTAGTGTTTGCGCTCTGTTCTCATCTCCCGACTTCATGTCTTTATATTTCACTGTGCACAATCTAGCAAAATCAACGCAACATGGTTTTGTTACGTAAATCCTGCTTTACAAACCTGTTCACATTCTGGACGCGGTACTGTTCAGACAAAAGGACTTTCAGTAGATATAGTACTGTATACACTTCTGTAAAACATTTGATAATGTACCACGTGGAACACTGGCAATGAAATTACAAGCATAAGGAATAAATGGCaaaatattagaatggataaaacaatggttaaaataaAGAAAGCAAAGGGTCACCCTAAACGGAAATAAATCTGACTAGAGAAATATAGTGAGTGGGGCACCGCAAGGTTCAGTCTTGAGGCAAAGTCATTTTGTCATATACATTTTCCCAGCCCACattatcaaatttgcagatgactccAAAATTTATGGCAAAGTTGGAATTCAAAATTACATTGAGATCTTACAGATTACCACAAACTCTAAAAATGGTCGGAAAGCctgacaaatgctttttaatatcgaaCATGTAAGACTTTGTATGTGGAGCATAACAatgcacatcacaactaccacaccatttTATcctgcagcagattgatgaacaATAGGATCTTGGAGTCAAAATCCGTCAATCATTGAAAGTTCCATAGGTAAGAGCTGCAGtataaaaaaaaagtaattgtCAAACGAACTtttgacttcaaggaaaagaatgtacttacctaattgtgcttgcgggggttgagctctggctctttggttccgcctctcaactgtcaatcgactggtgtactggttcctgagccggttctgtcatatctacacttgaagctgtatatggagttagcctccaccacatcactgcctaatgcattccatttgtctactactctgacactgaaaaaattctttctaccatctctatggctcatttgggcactcaatttccacctgtgtccccttgtggtaaatagtctgtaAATGTATAATTATTCAACTGTACAAATCTTTTGTGCGCCCCCATCTGGTCCACTGTATTTAATTACGGAAACTTCATGAAAGACACGGTTTTTTTTGGAGAAAGTAATATCCAGAGACAAAAAATCAGACCAAaaatggttgagggccacaggactaacaacactgcaaaccagacttaACAGGGCCGACTTCAAAGAAActattaaaatactgaacaatttggaggatattgaccaCCCCACTAATTTAAATCGTCAAATGAAACACATACAAAGAGCAACAGCTTtatgctcaacaagccacaatataggacagaaaacatgttttttcagttataaacccaggaaccacctacccgccGAATCCATAAAATTACAACAAAATTAGTTTTTATAATTATATACAAACTAATATTGGGGTAGTGGTATATGTAAGTTGTGGGTTGCAGGGAAAAGGCATACGGAAGGTTAACATTAAGCCTTCAGCTAAACAAAACTATATTGATGGAGAAAAGTACAGGTTAACTAGTGATTACCAGGGAGGAAGTTATTAAACAAAGAAAAAAATAAGCCAAACAAGTCCCAGGCCCCACTAatatgtttgccagggtgcttaaagagtaagtaattatcaaaggaaggcaccaaaccgggaaggctctgtagcaccaccaaatgtgcgGAGTAATGAcatggtgctaaatatcaccaaggatgccaatacgagaacggaaacgcacaaggcgaacgatatcaaaagtatccgattcaccaagaattctatcgagggacagtcggaaagcaagacacacgctcgtcctggaagtcaggacattcaacaagaatgtgcacaaccgtaagaggaacaatgcaatttggacaataaggagcacggCGGCACTCCATTAAATGACcaagagttaaacgtgtatggccaatacataacctagccagagctgtttcccatcgccggttatggtggtaggaggacggccatgaggacacactacttttaagagtacgcagtttgttaccagtaacagaagaccaacaaccattTTAAGTGGAGCACCTCAGGGTTCTGTCCCGAGACCTCttaccatatactgtactgtacaaataATTTAGATCCAGAATTAAGCAAAAATATTTGCCAATTTGCAGACGATATGAAAATTAGGAGGGAAAGATATTCAGatcaaaatcatctcaaggtgaTCTAGATAGGCTTTTGAAATGGTAAAAAATAAACAATTGTAATAAtagtaatactgtactgtacaaatgATTTTATTCATGAGAATGTGTGTAAAGAATAttagatgaagggacaattgTAGGTACTGGGGTTAATCATAAAAATGAAgccactactatgcaaggcattccaagcaaaaacttagaataatttaaataaaaaaattattgacACATAATAAACATTTAATAAAAAGAGAAGCAAGCGAAGATGTGCAAGAATTTTCAAGAAATATAACAAATGATATACAGTAATGATGACAGGCATAGACCACTACAGTACTGATTCTGTACTTCTAGCAACAGTACAGAAGTAGCTTTTAACGTTAATAACAGCTAGGAAATACAGTACCGTACTGTACTGCACAAATATGTATTTAATAAAGCTACTGGTAGAACATAACGGTAAATTAACAAAATTGAAAGGTCATCACCACACTTGTCTAACTCCCATGACCACACATGCTCATCCAACCCCGGCTCCTCGCTCTCGTCCAAACCAAACTCGCTCATTCTTGATCCTCGGCTTACTCCTACTCATAAATTTTGTTGCTTTAATTTATGTTTATATTTTTAAACTTTTCCATATTacttcatctaatcaattatgagttaacTACTTTTTGCCTACCGTTCTCACTCCACCCAACAGTACAACTCTActcaaaagtgactttttcaaatACAGTATGGCACTAAAGTAATCAAACGGTAACAAGGGATAATGTTTTCTCCATGATAATGTAGTGtttaatgaaaaaaacaaatacaGAAATTCAACCCTCAGTTGAATAGTCTTTATTTATAATAATCACTACAGTCCCCATTGTAACTAATAATTGGCACCACATCAATCTGATCAGATTCTGATCAATTTGAAACATTATAAAATGGACTCTATTTACTTTTTATGGCAAGTTTGCTAACTGTCCACACAAAGCTACACagtatttagttttaattatcttTTTGTTAACCAGTTATAATACATACAGAAAATTGTTTTATCTTTTTGTTAATCATCTAACAAAATAATTTAGATTTACCATTGCAAACACCAATTTCTTCAATAATCATTAACACAAAATGGTTCAAAACTGTTTATTTTCTCTCACATGAAGATTAAAAACATTATGACACATTAAAGAAttgttttattaattaaaaaagaTGTACAATATGCAGTTCATTACTGGGACACCAGCAGAGGTGGTTTAAGGCACTCATTCCAGTCAGCCCAAAACCTTGCTTTCATGCGTTGGCAGTAAGCATGAAGATTGGTGAATTCATCTACAAATAAAAAACACCTGTATCACATCATAGATAATAGTAAAATGCAAAATGAAAAGTCAAATTTTAAATCATAAATAAAATGGCAAATTGCATTAAAAAAATCAATTGGCATAATGTTAATTTTCAACAGTGGCATGAGGTTATGTTATATTGGGAATGAGATCTCTGGGGTCGGGTACTGAAACCATTTAAGTTTTGTAGTGCCATGTGTATGTACGAATGTATTATTTATTTGAGGGCATTTGTTAAGGGTCTTCTCTCTTATAAGTTTGACCTATGCTGTTAACCATTTTCAAAAGCATTAGATGTTGCATTTTGTGATACATAACTAGTTTACTTACTGTCGAGCATCCTGAGGTAGGGAGAGTTTGGAGAGTTCCATACAATCTGTGACAGCATTCCAAAGACTGAACAATCCACTTCAGCTGGTTCCTCACCCATCAGGTACTGTTTGTCCCCTGAAATGTGTGATCAAGTACTTATACACTTCTAATGACATCCCCTTAGCTTTTATAAGCTTCTCAAGGCTACtggttaagtaagtaattattaacAAAAAGGCACTATGCCAGGAAGTCTTTAGCAAATACTGGTTAAAACAGACTTTTTGATGTTTCCACAGACTGAATTTCTAAATGTCAAACATTTTCTTCTCTTTACAATAgcaaaaatgaagcatgcaaaactAAAGTGAAAGTGTGCATCATAATTAATTACTTTGAAAGCAGATTGCagtacaaaaaaaactaaataggCTAGGAtaactatttcccattttcagtttcaataatGGGAGGAAGGCCAAAAGATAGGTTACATTTGTCAACAATTTGTAATGCATTGCAACCAATATATCTCCAAAATGGTTATAGATCGTATCATGAATGACGGGGTAGAAATTCATGCGAGGAATTGTCCTATGGCAGATGGGACAGGTATGAATGGTTTCTTTAGCAGTGACATCTGTTAGGTTATTGTAGGCAAGACCAATATGGCCGGGAACCCAGCAAACTTAAATGTCTTATACTGTACATGCTAAAAATGTGATAAAACCAAAGTTGAATTTCCATCATCAAATTCTCTTAGGATATTATACAGGGTAATTAAGAATACCATGTACAAATTAATTATATACATTGGTAAACAGTTACATTCCTCGATTCCAGCAATTCTCTCTTTTTTTACAACTTTTACAATTGCTAATTAGAACAATCCTACATATTTTACATAAAGGGTGCATATACAGTACAAAGGAATGCAAAATGTGTAGCAGTTAAGTAACAAAAAGATACCTCTGAACATCAGAGATATTACCCAGAAAAATAGCTAGTGTCTGAAGATCCGTATGTCCCATAGCAAGCACTTCAACTTGAGAATGTCGGCCAATGCCTTGCATATATGCCTGAGCATAAAGCAAATAGCCTACAAGAGGACGGTAAAACCAATGAAATGGCAACCACGTCCTCCAGTCATTGAGAGAGGACACTCCACATGCAGAATCGAATACCCATCTCCACATGATGTTACACCTGAAGTAACAATCACGTTATTGCAATTCCCTTTAAAATAGTGCATAGCAAGAATAGATAATATGAGAATAcagtattaataaataataataataaataattttgccCAAGACAAGAAGCCTGCCTATATATTTATCTACTTTAGACTTGAATTGAGGTCCCCCCCAAGGTTGAACTACTGACttttcccaggatgcagccccacaACAGCTGCATTGGTCTTGTTCCTAAAGATGATTTGCCCTCATGAACTTGCAAACTCTGTATCCACCCCCTTAAAGAATGGTTTTGAAATACTGTAGTCAAACTGCAGCTTCTCATAGATAAAAAGTCTATCACCAATTCAAGAATCAAGCTTTTTTTTTATACCACAGCCATCTTGCAGAAAGGATTTCTACCCTGTGTTTTCCTGAAGACTTTTGACTTTCAATTTTTCATAACTGCCTGTAAAGCTTTGTCTTCAACATAAGAAATGAAAAAAGTCATCTCTACAGAACTGTGCATTCGTCCATCCACTTGGATGGGCCAGTACAGCAACAACTTCACTTCTTGTAGGGTCAGCATCAATCTCCAACAGTTGAGCAATGGCCCCCCCCCAATTCTTGTAGGGTCAGTGTTTGATCTCCAATAGCAAAAGTGTACGGGAACTGCTGCTTCATCCATGCTCTTAGTTTGTTCTATCCCTTTCAAGTGCAATATAGTCATGCTGGTTTAacattttctcctgataattaccataCCTTAGGAAGCTTGAAGTTGTGTCTGCTATGTATCATACAAGACCTCTTGATAATGTTGGCGTTTACATCATCAAACTTGTGTGATATATAGTGTCTAAGGCCAGTCCTGTAATACAATGATTGAAGAGTTGTCAGACTTTTAGACATTTGCCTTTCCTAGTAAGTAAGCACACTTAATTCTAGAATTTGACATTTAATTTTTTTCAGTTAAACCTGAAGTGGTTCTGAGAATTCTTCTACTTTTCAAGCCAGGCCTGGGGTCAGGCTTGACCTGTGAGCTTGGCCTAACTGAATGTTGCTTGGAGTTGCTTgcaagcccacatatccaccgcaacccgattggtctgacatttttttgttctggcaatatttctaatggttgctgggaggatattgaacagccatggacctctgatgttcatacagtgttctctgattgtgcctatggcacttctCTTCGctgctctattctgcatttcctctcATATCATTTActccaatatgttgttattttactgtgtaaatctGGGACTTTgatttccagtattttccatgtacagtatatattaatTGATACTTCTCAAGTCTCCTTTCcatagagtacattttgagagctttgggcCAATTCCAATtgtatttagatgctttatcgtgTCTGTGTGCCATACATCTTCTCTGTATTCCatttcagcaatttctcctgctttgaagggaatAAGTGAGCATCAAGCAGTACTCATTAGTATAATGTATTTCAGTAGATGTAGCCTTCATGTCAAAATGAATGACTTTactatttgattacttatttgttGTTTATAGATTTGAGTGAAAGCTTGTAATGACTCAGTTCTGCAAATTTATCATACATAAAAAACAGAAGGAAGCTTTTCATTAACGAATATTCAACATATTTTTTTTAACTGGCAAGAGGCCCTTCAATTACCTTGCATTTTGGGGGGTGTTAAATATAAACCAATCTgcatatttaaatattttcaaaTACAGAAGAGTAAATTACTGAACTATACAGGAATTATAATTCATGAAGAGGATAATATTACTTACCAAGGTAGACAGAGAGTGCAGCAATATCTTTTCTCCCCATCTCCTCCACTTCAGTATGGCTGTGCAGGCCAATACCTTGCATTTTTGTCATGTGCTTTACTCTCTTCACTAAGCTTGGAACAAACAAGCGCATAAAAATGGGCAACTCCATGCCATTTACAAACGTACGACCACCATCTACAGTGTAGCGCCAAACCACAAAGCACCTGTAGTAGTGAAGAGATCTACTAGTTAGCTAATACTGCACAATAAGTACTTTCTTGCTATCTTTTATCATAGCTACACAAATATTTATCAATTACTTATCTTTATCATAGCTACACAAATATCTACAAGTTACTTATCTTCATCATAGCTACACAAATACAGTACATATCATTTAGCAAATAAAGTGGAGCACAAGGAAGCAGGACTTAGGAAGTCTGCCaattaaaaaaaaagcgagatATATATTATTTCATAATATTAAATGTTTGTCTAAAATTCTACAAAACTCAGAAAAAAGTAACATTGAATCAACATAGTTTACGTTAATTTGATGTTAGAACATCAATAATATTGATAACATATCACTATTGTTGATCTAATATCATACAACTGTATAATTTTTAACATTAATCTGAGGATGTAtgaatattaattaattaataaccaaCAAAGTTAATCCAATATTATGCCAACACCCAATCTGAGGTTGTATTTTGAAGACTAAATCAGTTATAAATGAACAACTGCTTGTTTATAGTTTTGACCTTGAAAGAAGGGACAACAAACATTGTTTACTGTACCTCTGACAAAAGATAAACTATAGTATTGGCTACAATGAGCTCTGCCTCCATTGTCAAACACTTTTATATACAACTCCAAATTTCCAAATCTCTACCAATCGATACAATATGCAAGAGTTTGGAGAACTGGTTAACTCTGACTAGTTAAAACTGGACAAATAAAAACATCAGCTTACCATAGGAAATGGTCTTCAATCATTAGCCTCATGAAATGGGCAACTGCCTTCTGTTCTTGTGTTAGAGTAGAACTGAAATCCTTGTTATACAATGGCCCTAACTTCTCCATTATCAGCTGAGAATCCCCTATTTCTTCCCCATTGAGAGTAATCCATGGAGATTTACCCTTAGGTCCAAATGGCTCTTCATAATCCacctaaaaaatatatatttttaaattaaaaccttatctaaactaaagaGGGTTTTGATTGCTTAGGGGTAACCAAGAAACACATCCCCAGGGTGGTATGTCATGACATTGGTCTGGCCGAGTGCCGTAAACATGATGGGGGAAGGTGGGGTGGGTTGAACCGAGTACCTGATATAAAGCGCATATAAAACTTACTCTCAATACTGTGAGGCCACATGACACACCTGGAAACTGATAACACCTAGGCACGTACTGCCATCTGGtgggtgacgtttaatggtgtgaaaaacatgatggaagtgctaagaaatgccaggaaactgcagagtgatgaggttggcaaattttggtcaataagacaagacctctccaaggaagacagagaaaagctgaaaatgaacttaattgaggcaaaacgtctaaatggggatagaaatgaagaagacagaaattcttttttttacaaagtgacagggactggaaagcttgtgaaatggtacataaaaacaaagcaacaagatcagtagtggaagggggagtaaagagcaaaggaaaagggaacatgttcctgaaaattgtatataccaacatagatggagtgaggtcaaaaactttggagttgcaagatataatccagcttagggtcccagatattgttgcattatcagaaacgaaacttgaaggaaatataataaatgaagtcatattcccaagaggctactcagtttggagacgtgacaggaaaactaggaagggaggaggagtggctgtactggtgaaaaaacacctgaaggtaaaagagttaatatttgaaaaccctcgagatattgacataatggcattgcaggtctggaatcaggataacctgataattgtaaatacctacagcccaccagcaagcaacacgtggacaaaggaagaactggatgacaaacgagagggcctcataatggtcatgagagatattattgtacaagcagataaagataaatcacgactgttgatactgggggacttcaactttagagcaatagactgggaggcctatgaagcaagaacggaggacttttggacatgcagatttgtgaacctcattctggagacattcttgtatcaacacataaagcaagccacaagaatgagggaaggagatgtaccgtcagtactggatctagtattcaccaggaaagaagaagagatttttgacatccagtaccttcctcccttgggaaagagtgatcacgtcctgttagacattaaatatgctttaagatatcatctagaagaaaatggggacattgaaacagttgataaactcgatttaaagagaggcaactatggggaacttcgaaatttttttaatgagtgtaattggacagaattgttgctaggcagggaagtaaatgaaatgtatgccaaatttttaaaactatacgaggaaggcacacaaacattcataccaaaacagagatgcaggaccagaaaacaggattggttcgacagaaattgtgagagggcaagagaccaaaagacacaaaaatggtatcagtataggaagaggccaaacccccaaacataccagcgatacaaagatgcgagaaacaactatacagcagtaaggagagaggcagaaagaaattttgaaaaagggatagcagataaatgtaaaacagaaccgggcctattctacaaattcataaacaacaaattgcacgtaaaggataatatccagaggttgaaaatgggaaacagattcacggaaaatgaaaaggaaatgtgtgaaacattaaatgaaaagttccaaagtgtgtttgtacaaaatgaaatcttcagagaaccagacacaataagaattccagagaacaacatagagcggatagagttgtctagagatgaagtggaaaatatgctaaaggagctcgggaggaacaaagcagctggcccagatggcgtttcaccatgggttctgagagaatgtgcatctgagctcagcattccacttcacctgatctttcaggcatccctgtgtacaggaatcgtagcagacgtgtggaaacaggctaacatagttccaatctacaaaagtggcagcagggaagaccccctcaattatagacctgtatcattgacaagtgtaatagtgaaagtattggaaaagctaatcaaaactaaatgggtagaacacctggagagaaatgatataatatcagacagacagtatggttttcgatcaggaagatcctgtgtatcgaatttactcagtttctatgatcgggccacagagatattacaggaaagagatggctgggttgactgcatctatctggacctaaaaaaggctttcgacagagttccacataagaggttgttctggaaactggaaaatattggaggggtgacaggtaagcttctatcatggatgaaaaattttctgactgatagaaaaatgagggcagtaatcagaggcaatgtatcggaatggagaaatgtcacaagtggagtaccacagggttcagttcttgcaccagtgatgtttattgtgtacataaatgatctaccagttggtatacagaattatatgaacatgtttgctgatgatgctaagataataggaaggataagaaatttagatgattgtcatgcccttcaagaagacctggacaaaataagtatatggagcaccacctggcaaatggaatttaatgttaataaatgtcatgttatggaatgtggaataggagaacatagaccccatacaacctatatattatgtgagaaatctttaaagaattctgataaagaaaaagatctaggggtggttctagatagaaaactatcacctgaggaccacataaagaatattgtgcaaggagcctatgcgatgctttctaacttcagaattgcatttaaatacatggatggcaatatactaaagaaattgttcatgacttttgttaggccaaagctagaatacgcagttgttgtgtggtgcccatatcttaagaagcacatcaacaagctggaaaaggtgcaaagacatgctactaagtggctcccagaactgaagggcaagagctacgaggagaggttggaagcattaaacatgccaaaactagaagacagaagaaaaagaggtgatatgatcactacgtacaaaatagtaacaggaattgataaaatcgacagggaaggattcctgagacctggcacttcaagaacaagaggtcatagatttaaactagctaaacacagatgccgaagaaatataagaaaattcaccttcgcaaatagagtggtagacggttggaacaagttaagtgagaaggtggtggaggccaagaccgtcagtagtttcaaagcgttatatgacaaagagtgctgggaagacgggacaccacgagcgtagctctcatcctgtaactacacttaggtaattacacttaggtaattacacacacacacacacacacacacacacacacacacacacacacacacacacacacagtagattaCTAGTACTGTGCAGTAATAACTTGCAAGCTTTAAAattattttgtttaatgtttattaCTTTTTTGCCTCATTTTAGTTTTGCTCTTACAACAATGTACAGTGCTATTACATTCTACTTGGAGATATGAGGtagtgtacatatatatttttaactt includes:
- the LOC123761705 gene encoding failed axon connections homolog is translated as MAWGSLTGRTSMKIAGKGLKILWNRCRPCVVAAIVVVGAIKITTYIKRQNRRKLWNNIGKDVVVLHMFDRGRYCPNLSPFVVKLETYLRMAEIPYQVDYEEPFGPKGKSPWITLNGEEIGDSQLIMEKLGPLYNKDFSSTLTQEQKAVAHFMRLMIEDHFLWCFVVWRYTVDGGRTFVNGMELPIFMRLFVPSLVKRVKHMTKMQGIGLHSHTEVEEMGRKDIAALSVYLGDKQYLMGEEPAEVDCSVFGMLSQIVWNSPNSPYLRMLDNEFTNLHAYCQRMKARFWADWNECLKPPLLVSQ